A window of Tautonia plasticadhaerens contains these coding sequences:
- a CDS encoding IS256 family transposase, whose translation MTHQDQPAAIDEVMELLAEHGSDGLAQAIGVLRDELMERERTQALGAAPHRRSEARKGSANGSKPQTRHTPMGPIAVRVPQARGLDSYASALERGVRSERASKPAVAERDGPGVSTGKGAAIAERPRGSEVTGSQVSRAAGALDEGPEGWRGRPPGETPYPIPDARDEEVRLGGSIASCAVLTAIGIDPEGRRSIPGVGVSMAEAEVHWRGFPASLQARGPHGVEMPTGDAHAGREQALAARLTGVPRRRGQSPPAEDAPAYVPRPSLPPEVAAGPRAVFDAPDRGEAERRLGLAAKRCRAVAPKPAEWPEQDVPEGLTILTLPPGRRRRLRTSDMPERLNEEVSRRTQVAGLSPNEGSVLRLVSAVAMGISEGWETGRRRMAMGPG comes from the coding sequence ATGACCCACCAGGATCAACCTGCCGCCATCGACGAGGTCATGGAACTGCTGGCCGAGCATGGCTCCGACGGCCTGGCCCAGGCCATCGGCGTCCTGCGCGACGAGCTCATGGAGCGGGAGCGGACCCAGGCCCTCGGGGCCGCCCCCCACCGGCGATCCGAGGCACGCAAGGGCTCCGCCAACGGCTCCAAGCCCCAGACGCGGCACACCCCGATGGGGCCGATCGCCGTCCGGGTGCCGCAGGCCCGAGGCCTCGACTCCTATGCCTCGGCGTTGGAGAGGGGCGTCCGCAGCGAGCGGGCGTCGAAGCCGGCCGTCGCCGAGAGGGACGGGCCGGGCGTCTCGACCGGCAAGGGGGCCGCCATCGCCGAGCGGCCCCGCGGGTCGGAGGTCACCGGCAGTCAGGTCAGCCGGGCCGCCGGGGCCCTCGACGAGGGGCCGGAGGGGTGGCGGGGCCGCCCGCCGGGGGAGACGCCGTACCCGATCCCGGATGCCCGCGACGAGGAGGTCCGCCTCGGCGGCTCGATCGCCTCGTGTGCGGTGCTGACGGCCATCGGCATCGATCCCGAGGGCCGGCGGTCGATCCCCGGGGTCGGCGTCTCGATGGCGGAGGCGGAGGTCCACTGGCGGGGCTTCCCGGCCTCGCTGCAGGCCCGTGGGCCGCACGGGGTCGAGATGCCCACCGGCGACGCCCACGCCGGCCGGGAGCAGGCCCTGGCCGCCCGGCTGACCGGCGTGCCGCGGCGGCGGGGCCAGTCCCCCCCGGCGGAGGACGCCCCGGCCTACGTGCCGAGGCCGTCGCTGCCGCCGGAGGTCGCCGCCGGCCCGCGGGCGGTCTTCGACGCCCCGGATCGCGGCGAGGCCGAGCGGCGCCTGGGCCTGGCGGCGAAGAGGTGCCGGGCCGTGGCCCCGAAGCCGGCCGAGTGGCCGGAGCAGGACGTGCCGGAGGGGCTGACCATCTTGACGCTGCCGCCGGGCCGCCGGCGGCGGCTGCGGACGAGCGACATGCCGGAGCGGCTGAACGAGGAGGTGAGCCGGCGGACGCAGGTGGCGGGGTTGTCCCCGAACGAGGGATCAGTCCTGCGGCTGGTCAGTGCGGTGGCGATGGGGATCAGCGAGGGCTGGGAGACAGGGCGGAGACGTATGGCGATGGGACCGGGGTGA